GCATTGCGGAATTCTCTGCGGCGTTGATCCCTCATTGTTCCAATCTCTGGTTCCTGTCCCCGGCCGGTGTCGGTCCCTGGCTGCTCAACGGGCCTCAAGGTTCCTGCTTCCTGCTGCCTTTTTTCTCCGGCTCTGCTCGTCCGACCTCCTGCATCTCACATATTTCCACGCAGGAACTCTGTCTCGCGGATCTTGCGGATCGTCTTCACCCCGTTTATCTCCGGGATTGACAAATCCGTCAACACGCGTCATTTCCCCCTCTGGAGAGACGGCCAGGGCTGTTGGATTTAACCTCCCGGGTCTCCTCGCTGGGTGGCGTCTTTCATTTACCCCCCCGCCTACATCGTCTCACAGCGTCAGTCCCTGTCAATGAGAACTTTATGAGAGTTTACGGCCGGTGTGACCTCTGATCCTTAGATCCTGAGGCGTTTCTCTACCTCTCTTTGCAATTGTCTTCTCGAAAGGCACGTGAGACTTGGACACATTTATACCGGATTGCCTCataccatcttcatctcgaGATCTGCATCTGTTCAGTCATTATGCTTCCTCCTATCCCTATTCCCGCAGACTACGGCGTCTCGCCAGACTCTGGCTTCCTTCCTTCCGAGCCCCCTCTCGAGCAGTTACCTGATCCCTACTACTCCAAGTGGGAATGGATAGCCTCCAATATCCAGGGCCTTTTGCTGAGCAGGAGGATACGCGGAGTTGTTGATACTATGCCTTCGCTCTCAACGTCATATCTTCAGACGGAACCAGAGTGGATGAGAGCATACTCTATTTTGGGGTTCATTCTTCATGGCTACGTATGGGCTGGTCCCATGCCAGCAGAGGTATGTTGTGCTATTCCTGCATTATCATTTGACCACTGTACTAACGAAACCAGAGAATACCACCTCAGCTGACCgttcccctcctccaagtTTGTGACCACCTTGAGCTACCCCCCGTAGCATCATACGCAGGCCTAGTCCTCTGGAACTTCAAGCCAATCTTTCAAGATGAGCCTCTGGGCGACCTGGATAACCTAGCCTGCATCAACACACTCACCGGCTCGTTGGACGAGCAATGGTTCTACCTCATCTCCGTTGCCATTGAAGCCCGCGGTGGCCCCGCTATCTCATTAGTACTGCAAGCAATCGCCGGTGCTCGGGTTGGAAACACCCTCGTCGTGACGAAATGCTTGCAGGCGCTAGCAGAAATGATAGACGAGATTGGAACTTTACTGGAAAGGATGTACGAGCATTGCGACCCTTATGTGTTCTACAACCGCATCAGACCGTATCTAGCAGGGAGCAAGAACATGGCTGATGCGGGCCTTCCCAATGGCCTGCTGTACGACGATGGGAAGAACCCCGAATACCGTCAGTACGGAGGTGGGAGTAACGCTCAGAGCTCATTGATCCAATTCATCGACATTGCCTTGGGCGTCGAGCACCGACCCACAGGAGAGACCCGTGCTGCGCCCTCTGAGGAACAAGGGGTTCCAGCAGCGCCTCGCCACGGCTTCATCCAGGAGATGCGTTCCTACATGCCAGGCTCCCACCGGCGGTTCTTAGAACACACCAGCGCCGTCGCAAATATCCGCGAATACGTCGAAGCTCGCAAGTCCGACAAAGCCTTGTCTTTGGCATATGACGCGTGCCTGTCGATGCTCCGATCAATGAGAACTAAACACATCCAGATGGTCTCACGATACATCATCAACCCGTCCCAAAATGCACGGGGCCGGCCCACAACAACCCTGAACCTCGCCACCGCCAGGAACAACGAGAAGCCCGACGGCAGCAAACTACGTGGGACAGGCGGCACCGCACTGATCCCATTTCTCAAGCAGGCTCGAGACGAGACGGGCGAGCCCGCGGTCGACGCCTGGGCGCGGAGATTACTGACGACTGGGTCTGTGGAACCAGGGTTTGCGTCGCTCAGTAAATTGGGCGAGCATCCTGATGGACACCTGCAGGTGGTTGGTCTATCGGGGACGTGGGCTGCAGACGATAGCGAGGGCGGAATATGTCATTGGTAGACAGTCGGCAGTCGGAAGCTTCATTTTTGTCTGGGAGGGTTATTGCATGCACCGCTACGCATTGCATTGCGTATTTTTACATATTACGGAGTTAATTAATGAGCGTGGTCCATGACACCATTTATGATGCAATTTCACCATTCTTAAAGCCTTTTATTAAACCCGGGAATGTATTTCCAGTTTCCACGTAGATTGAACTTTCGAATCAATATAACCCCGATAGTTCAAATCTTCCAATCATTACCCTGACGCACAGATCGCGGATAGCTCACCCCAGGATAATAACTTACCCTGGTCCCAATTTAGCTGGTCAGATCCCCAGTCGTTTATATCCCGACGTCCCGATCGGATTCCGATCCCTGAGTCTCCTGGAATTTGGACATGGCCTGTGCGTTGATATTGATCTTTGTAGTATACCTGACAGTTGCAAAATGGTACGTTTATGTTGGTCATCAGCTTAGCCAAGATAATCCAGGCGGCTTGAAAAGTGCCATAATCTCCTCTGCCTGGCCTTAGAGCAGACTATACCAGCAATGTCCTTCTCATCGAGCCCCAGCCGCACAGACTAAAACCTGGAACGACGGTATAGGCAGGCCATGTCAGGCCAGCTGGGGTCGCACAGTGCTGTACAACATCGGAGCTTATCTGTTCCACCGTCACAGTAGTTGAAGCTTTGCCTGACAATAGTCATCTGGCCATCCCGACGCTGTGTTCGGGGAGTGAGCCTTTTGTTTGTAAGGCGCAGGGCATGGGGATTGAAACTTGCGTAACTGCTGCTTTCAAGTCCTTGTTGTTTGTGCAGTTATCTCATCATATCATAGCACAGCGGTGCAGATATCCAGGGCTGCAGAGAAGCATTAATCATTTAATTTGGTTTGGTGGTAGCACTGTGATTACTGTGTAGCTTGAGCTGGTGAAATATGGCATGTTAATTACTTTAAAGAGAATAGAAGGTTTCGCTGTTCAAATAAAGCCAGAATTGCTAGTCGTTCGCAAGGCATCAATAGCAGTGGCGAATACTCAAAATAATGGTGAATTATATCGACCGTTGCTCCCACTGTATTATCCTCCGCAACATCTGCATATTGCTGAATTTTTATAGCTCAAAGCTGTCACGATCATCTATGATAATCAAACATGTTTATCCGACTCTCTTTCCTGACGTCATTCCTATCAAAAGTACATACAAGCACAGAGCCATGGATCGCACCCGTTGTCGCTCGCTACGATTGTCTCTATTCAAGCCATCATTGACAGCCGAATCCGAATTTCCGCCGCTCGTCCGAAGGTGCTGTTCCCAAGTTGCCCATCTATAGCAGCCCTTGGGGCCATCCATGGTAAGCCAGAGCGCATGCCGGGATGGCCTGATCTGATGGCCAGACTCGACTGTTTGCCACAGATTGATTAATAttgccatctccaacataACGTCAGGACTCTTCTCGGATTTAAGACAGCTTCTTTCTTGTTTATCATGGACTGAAGATGAAAAAAAGTATACGATATAactggaaaagaaagaatgcCCTTCCTACCCTTCTCTaacatcctcaaccttcGGAAGGAACTCGACGACACCCACGCCGAGATCCTAACATGGGGATGCGATGGCTACGTCGAGAGCGTGAAGCAATGGAGCGAAACATGCGATACAGACGTCGTAAGGATTTTCCCTTACAGCTAGCCTTATAATGATAACGAAAGATGCAGAGAAACTGACCACTCCAGGGCGCGCTGGTCCGGGTGACATCAGCCTCAGAGGCAGCAACAGTAGTCCGATTCGCAGCACACCATAGGATCCCATTTACTGTGAAGGGCGGAGGCTACTCAACCAGCGGTGCTTCAACCTCGCACGGCGGTATTGTGCTTGATCTATCCCGCCTGCGCAGGATCCATGTAGATCCGCACGCGCGCGTTGTCACGGCCCAGGGCGGGGCGTTGTGGGAGGATATTGATGTTGCGGCTGCGCAGTATGGActggctgttgttgggagtACGCTCAGCCATATTGGAGCTGCTGGGGCGACACTGGGAGGGGGCTATGGGTGGTTGACTGGCCAGTATGGGCTGGCGATTGACAACCTTCTCTGGGTGCGGGTGATCCTAGCTGATGGAACTTTGGTGACAGCgtctgaagaagagtatTCGGACTTATTCTGGGCCATTCGAGGGGCGGGACAGAGCTTTGGGGTTGCTGTTGAGTTGGGCTTCCGAGCGCATAGACAGGATCATCCTGTGTTTGCTGGGACGCTGCTCTTCGAGGCGGACAAGTTGTCTGCGATTGTCGAGTTTGCGAACAAGTTCGAGACCATGACCGATGGGAATCAGGGATTCTGGTTTGGATTCAGGATGCAAAATCAGGTGGCGCAGTGCTCTATCTTGGCGCTTGTGTTCTATAACGGATCTGAAGAAGCGGCAAAGGAATTCTTTGCGCCATTGTTGTCACTGGAGTCGGTGATGGATGGGACGCAAATGCTTCCATACGATAGCCTCAATGGTATACTGGCCACGGCGGAGACACAGCCTTGCCCTAAGAGTCCGACTGGGGTCGACGTGCCCTATCCAGCAGATAAAGCTGTGAGCCCTCGGAGGAGTCTGCGGGGGTCAAATATCACTCTCCCTCTAGGAGTGGATTTTGTCTTGGAGATATACAACGAGTTCAACCGCCTGCTGAGGGACTATCCACAGGCAAGGGACAGCAGATTACTCTTCGAGCTCATACCAAACAAACAGATCCGGTCAGTCCCTAACCAGGCCACCGCATTTGCGAGCCGCGGGCCTTACTACAACGTCAGCACACTCTTTGAATGGAACGATGCAGGCCTGGATGACAGAATAAAGTCTCTACAGGAGGATTTGATGAGTCGGATTGGGGATGAGGGAGGCATCTCAAGGAGACCCGACTACAATGTGTCGGAACATGGAACAGGGCTATATGCGAACTATGCCGGTATGTCCACTGCAGCTATCCCAAGACAGAATATTAACAAAATACAGGCCATAAAGCACCCCTCGAGGCCATATTTGGGGATAacctccctcgtctccgtgaactgaagaagaaatacgACCCGCATAATACATTCAGGAAGTGGCACAACATGACTCTCAAATAGCAAACATATATGATACAAAACATACTCTGCTCAACCAATTTTCATCGCCGCCTCTGCAATCTTCAcagcctccagctcctgagTCTTGACCACACTCACCAAATAGTTCGTCCCATAGTCCGACGCCGCATGCACAATCACATTATCCCCATACCCACAATCCCTCTCATCAGGCCCAGCCTCAGTATACTCCGCAAAGCTCTCCCTCGTAACTCCATCCTTACTAGAAAGTAACACAGCACTCGCAAACTTCCTCGCCTCTTCATAAGTCCCAAACGTCCCCTGCACATTGATATCCCGGACTACACCTCCTTCGTCCCCCGTATATTCCACCGCCGCCTGCACAACATAATACAGCGGGACCCCAACCCTCCCATCCGCGAGATCACTCGTCAGTTTTCTCTCATTCGGAGTCGTATCAATGCGCACCCGGAACGCCGTCCCATCAGGCGCAGTGGCGTAGACGACCAGATGCGGCGTGCCGTTATGCTTCTCGAGCAGGGAGGGTTTGGTCTCGTAGTGCTCGAACCAGTCCTGTTCGTAGCCCGCCTCGTAGAGACAGCTGTGCGCTGCTGACTTTGCGGCGAGGAGCGAGGTGTATGTCCCCGGGATACGCACTTTTTCGACGACGTTGTTAGGGTTTTTGCCCATGTGCGAGGTTGTCAGGAGGATGTGGTAGAGGCTTTCGGGGGTGGTTGTTTTGTCCATGGTCTTATCACTGTTATTATTTACTCTTGTGATTGTTCTTATTTACTGTAAAGATGcatttattttttcttccACAGGTAGGCATGGCCTTAAATTAATCAGTTACTACGTGGAAGTGGAAGTTTGGTACGCCACTCACACCACCGAatcgtcatcgtcatgaGTCCATCGCTACATATTACAGTCATGAGACCATGGCCAGAATTATGTTCTATTAATTCAGTGTGCTCGAGAGCTAATAAACATAGGCCTGGAAAATAACGTCTAATGCCGATTACAGTGGGCTAATTCTGTCGCGAGAGCCAACAATACTATATAGAACATGGCCAGTCCCATCGACAATTTCTATGCCTGATCCGCTTCCTGGCTGAGACTGACAGGCACCTTAATATTGTTATTTACTGTATTGTAGGCTGAAGCTGTTCCAATATCTCGGGGCTAGGGCTTTTAATAATCGAtcatgatatatatattgatcCAAATATTGAACGGGGACATATTACCATTCTGCCATAAAAATACCAATTGGCAATAAACCGACTTTTATACTGCTTTTATGTTAGCACCAAATAGAGAGTAACTGCGCCGACCGTATACATCAGCCGTAAGTTTTCTTCATCTGAGCCCATATATTCGCGCCAAATTCCTTTCCATCGCGAGATAATGCCGCTGGCCAGGCGAACATTGCTAGTCTAGACTGCACAACCTTCCAATCCGTCGTTCCAGTGACAGCACTCCAAGCGCGAACACAGTCGCGAAACCATTCATAGAGTTCTTCGAGTTCCGCCTCGCACGGCCATTTCTCAGGCGTGGAAGTCCGCGTATCGATGGACATGTGTTTAGACAGAGCTAGAGCTCCGAGAAATACTTTCCAGAACCAAAGGGATTGTCGCATGCTTCCATGGCTTCCGCCCAGGTCGGCGCGGGTCTGTTCAATGTCGCGTTTTAATATCAGAAGGATGCGGCACAGGAGCCGGTACTCGAGTGGCTCGCCTgcgttgatgatgttgagcaCGCTGTGCATATATAATACCACCGTTGCAGAGATGCCGCTCCACGAGGATTGAAGGAGTGGTTGCGCCGTCTTTCCTCCGGTTGGAGAACTTTGGTTCTCATCACTATTGGAAAAAGATGATATGTGAGAAGTAACGAGAACCAGGAGCAGCTTTGTAGGGCCGCCATCGTTCCAGACTCGGTTAATATTCTCAACTGTGGGGTTGAGGCAAACCAGATCTGCCGCCTCTGTCATTCCTTTGAGACAGGCCATGATAGGCACAACATCTACTGATTTAGGCCGGCTGCCATGGATCGGGGGCGGGCTGAAGAAATACGGGAATAGACGTATGGCCTTCAATCTGGTTTCGAGGCCACTATGCTCTATTTTGTGCCACAATTTTATTAGATGCAGGGCCTCAGTTGATGAACCGTCGTCATTGGGGTCGATGCCTTGGGCCGTGCGAAAGCGCGTAAAACCTTCAAGACGGCTTTTCAAGGCAAGTACAAAGCCAGATGTTCTGTATAGTGTCCTGTTAGTGGATGGTTCTTTCCTAAATCGCCGAGGACTTACAGGAGAAGATAGCGACTAGCGAGCTCGCCATCTATATCATCAACGTTATCACAGGCACCGGCTGCCTGTCCATGAGAGTCGAAAAGGGCCATAACACCATTGAGGTGAGTCTCTGCAGCGGCCAGATTACCAAGGCACGCCTAGGAAGAAGCATTAGGTAATGTTCCAACGCGAGTCATTAACACCCCGAGTCATTTTCTCACCTCAGATAGCGAGATCGTCAAGATCTGTCTCACACAGGCGAGAAATGTTTTGGAGCCTCCAGCCCCAAGCCAGGAATTGACAATGCGCATGCTCTCAACCTtgtggaaaagaaaggcaGACTCATAATCCTGCAAGTTGCCAGTGTTCCAGCAATAGTGTATGCCAGCAAGCAGAAGCGTGCTTCGAAGCGCATGTTCATCGTGCGTTGCCAGAGCAATACTAAAAGCATTGATTATACTTCAATGACAGAACACTGGGTTTGTCGAACTAACCAGTCATCTTTTGGATCTGCCGGAGCCACTGCAAAGGCCATGCCGGTGTGATAGACTGATAAACCGAGTTAGTAATGCCAATCTTCATTGATCCGAGCGCAACATACAGTAGTGATATAATTCTTGTGATTTGAACGGCATTTTGATAGGAAGTGTATCAAACGGGTCCATGGCCGAGCCTGGTGCCGGATTTCGACCTGTCATACCATCCGCCTTTGCCAATGCCCATGGAGCATGCTGACCGGGTGGGAGTGCATTCCTTTGCAGCATCCTTCGATCCCGAAGTGGGATCACGGGGGCTGCATAGTTGCATGATCGGCTACCGGCAAGGCAGGCTAGGCTGCCAAGATAGCTGTTAGCGAATAGTCCACATTGGCGTCAGCATGCAAGAGAGTACTCTGGCCATTCTCTTGAGTCGAGCTGAGGACATACCAAGATGGACGTTGCTCGTCGCATCGGACGTGGCGTTGCCTGCATGTCAGACATCCGGCTCTGCTCCGAGTATTGGCTCTCTGTGACATTCAGCTGACCGGTGCCTAACTATCCTTGGAGTCTTGAGCAGACAGTCGGTGATACAGGAGTTGTGGATGCGAGAGTATGCTGTTCAGCTGAAGACGTCAGCAGTCAGCACGGGATCCGGGTGTTTCCTATTTGGGACGAATACTCGGGACTAAACCCTTTTAGGACCAATACTCCTAACTATAAAAACTTGGAGATACTACACCGTAGGTTATAAATATAGCGAGCCCGCTTGACATGATAACTGAGTAGAAACTTAGTTCATTACTTCAATTCTCTTAAACCATGTATGATGAATATCCACCCTTGGCGGCCCTGCCGCAACTCACCCTGCACCCATCCATAGACCCAGCACGCCTCGATGCAGCCAAGATCGTCAATGACTGGCTTACCTCTTTCACAGAGAGTTTATCTCAGGGCCAGTCAGACAGTATTCTAGGCCACTTCCTTGAAAAGGAGTCGTGGTGGCGAGACTTTGTTTCTTTCTCGTGGGATATCGCATGCCACAATGGAGCTGAGGCTATATGCAACTACCTCACCAGTTCAACTGTTGGATTTGCAGAGCCAAAAGCAGATCAACCAGGTGCATTACAACCACAGCTCGCTGATATGGGCGGACTGCGGTTCATCCAATCCGGGTTTGGCTTCAAGACCAAGTTCGGTACTGGGAGAGGTGTTCTGAGGCTGGCCAACGTGGGACCAGATCAGTGGAAGGCTTGGACGGTGTTCACCGTACTTGAGCAACTGAATGGACAGGACGAGCTGTTTTCACGCAGGGCAAAGGAAGCAGAGATGCAGGCTGGTGCTCCTAGTCAAACACCGCCAGCAAGCGACCAGACTGACAGTAACCTGCAAGTCTTGGTGGTTGGAGCAGGTGAGCGTCGAGCCTTTTCTTTATGGAAGCAACGCTAATAGTACCACTAGGTCAAGCTGGCCTTGCAATTGCTGCGCATCTGAAGCATCTAGGTATCACGTATCTCGTCGTGGACAAGGCATctgaagctggagactcGTGGCGAGATAGATACGACACGATCAAATCACACACTACTACATTCTCAGACCACTATCCATTCCTGAAATACCCGACCAACTGGCCCCGCTACCTCGACAAGGAACGCATTGTTAAATGGATGGGCCACTATGAGGATATCCTGGGCCTCAACATCAAGCGTGCCACACTCGCGAGCAAGATCCAGTACAATGAGTCGACGCAACGATACTCGATCGAGCTCCAGGGCAAAGACAGCGTCCAGACCGTCAATCCTAAGCATCTCATCCTGGCCACCGGCCCATTTAGTGCTACCCCGATTCAACCTACATTCCCTGACAAGGATCTATTCAAGGGCCAGGTCTATCACACAGCCGAACACAAATCAGCAGCCCTAGTGCCAGAGGTGCAGAACAAAAGAGTCACAATAATCGGAGCCGGAACCAGTGCGCATGATGTCGCCCAGGATTTCGTCAACCACGGGGCGAAGACTGTAACGATGGTTCAGCGTCATCCTATATTTGTTACATCTCTTGATGCGAATGCAAAGATCCAGATGGCGCTTTGGAATACTCCGGGACTCAGCACCGAGGACGCAGACCTTCTAGGCAACTCGCTGCCGATTGCTGTTGTTCGCACTCTCAGTGTTGGAGCAACACAGATGATGGCGGCATACGATAAAGTTATGCTGGATGGTTTGGAAAGGGCCGGACTAGCAGTGAAGAGGGGAGAGCAAGGGGACAGTCTGGTGGACCATCAGCTCATCAAGACAGGTCATTTCTACATTGACCAAGGAGCATCCCAAATGATAATCGACGGCAGAATCCAGATACGGAGGTGTGAAGAAGGTGTGCAGGGGTACTCTCCAGAGGGAATAGTCCTGGTCGATGGCACCGAAATCAAGTCTGACATTATTATTTTGGCAACGGGGTTCGAACGCTGTGTCAAAGCGATCGGGGCGCTGATGGGCGGGGATGTTATGGACAAGGTAGGGGAAATATGCGCCATGGATGACAGCCAAGAACGAATTGGGGTAAGTTCACATTGATTCATTTCAGCTTGCATTGGCTAATGGCTTGTAGGTCTGGAGGCCGACTGGGATGCCAGGATTCTGGTATACGGCGGGCAGCTTTTTGTGGTCGAGACAATTCTCTCCCATTCTCGCTTTACAGATTGATGCTATAGAGCGCGGGCTGAACAGACAGTAGACAGCGACAGATGTATACATTAGGGCTAGATGTGAAGAAAGATTAGTCCAGAAGGCTCGATGGGTCTTTATCTGATCTTATCTTCAATCAGATAAGATCAACCAGTCTGCCACAATTGGCGGTTTCTCGTATTCGTCACTAATAAACATTTGCATTTTGATGGCGTTTGAGTCGCGGGAAAAGAGTTTTCTTCGTATTCAAAATTTCAACAAAGTTTGCT
The nucleotide sequence above comes from Aspergillus puulaauensis MK2 DNA, chromosome 3, nearly complete sequence. Encoded proteins:
- a CDS encoding Zn(II)2Cys6 transcription factor domain-containing protein (COG:S;~EggNog:ENOG410PX2F;~InterPro:IPR036864,IPR001138;~PFAM:PF00172;~go_function: GO:0000981 - DNA-binding transcription factor activity, RNA polymerase II-specific [Evidence IEA];~go_function: GO:0008270 - zinc ion binding [Evidence IEA];~go_process: GO:0006355 - regulation of transcription, DNA-templated [Evidence IEA]); the encoded protein is MSQRANTRSRAGCLTCRQRHVRCDEQRPSCLACLAGSRSCNYAAPVIPLRDRRMLQRNALPPGQHAPWALAKADGMTGRNPAPGSAMDPFDTLPIKMPFKSQELYHYFYHTGMAFAVAPADPKDDCIALATHDEHALRSTLLLAGIHYCWNTGNLQDYESAFLFHKVESMRIVNSWLGAGGSKTFLACVRQILTISLSEACLGNLAAAETHLNGVMALFDSHGQAAGACDNVDDIDGELASRYLLLTSGFVLALKSRLEGFTRFRTAQGIDPNDDGSSTEALHLIKLWHKIEHSGLETRLKAIRLFPYFFSPPPIHGSRPKSVDVVPIMACLKGMTEAADLVCLNPTVENINRVWNDGGPTKLLLVLVTSHISSFSNSDENQSSPTGGKTAQPLLQSSWSGISATVVLYMHSVLNIINAGEPLEYRLLCRILLILKRDIEQTRADLGGSHGSMRQSLWFWKVFLGALALSKHMSIDTRTSTPEKWPCEAELEELYEWFRDCVRAWSAVTGTTDWKVVQSRLAMFAWPAALSRDGKEFGANIWAQMKKTYG
- a CDS encoding flavin-containing monooxygenase (COG:Q;~EggNog:ENOG410Q21Z;~InterPro:IPR036188;~PFAM:PF00743,PF13738,PF07992) produces the protein MYDEYPPLAALPQLTLHPSIDPARLDAAKIVNDWLTSFTESLSQGQSDSILGHFLEKESWWRDFVSFSWDIACHNGAEAICNYLTSSTVGFAEPKADQPGALQPQLADMGGLRFIQSGFGFKTKFGTGRGVLRLANVGPDQWKAWTVFTVLEQLNGQDELFSRRAKEAEMQAGAPSQTPPASDQTDSNLQVLVVGAAGLAIAAHLKHLGITYLVVDKASEAGDSWRDRYDTIKSHTTTFSDHYPFLKYPTNWPRYLDKERIVKWMGHYEDILGLNIKRATLASKIQYNESTQRYSIELQGKDSVQTVNPKHLILATGPFSATPIQPTFPDKDLFKGQVYHTAEHKSAALVPEVQNKRVTIIGAGTSAHDVAQDFVNHGAKTVTMVQRHPIFVTSLDANAKIQMALWNTPGLSTEDADLLGNSLPIAVVRTLSVGATQMMAAYDKVMLDGLERAGLAVKRGEQGDSLVDHQLIKTGHFYIDQGASQMIIDGRIQIRRCEEGVQGYSPEGIVLVDGTEIKSDIIILATGFERCVKAIGALMGGDVMDKVGEICAMDDSQERIGVWRPTGMPGFWYTAGSFLWSRQFSPILALQIDAIERGLNRQ
- a CDS encoding FAD-binding oxidoreductase (CAZy:AA7;~COG:C;~EggNog:ENOG410PVKJ;~InterPro:IPR006094,IPR036318,IPR016169,IPR016164, IPR016166,IPR016167,IPR012951;~PFAM:PF08031,PF01565;~go_function: GO:0003824 - catalytic activity [Evidence IEA];~go_function: GO:0016491 - oxidoreductase activity [Evidence IEA];~go_function: GO:0050660 - flavin adenine dinucleotide binding [Evidence IEA];~go_function: GO:0071949 - FAD binding [Evidence IEA];~go_process: GO:0055114 - oxidation-reduction process [Evidence IEA]), producing MPFLPFSNILNLRKELDDTHAEILTWGCDGYVESVKQWSETCDTDVGALVRVTSASEAATVVRFAAHHRIPFTVKGGGYSTSGASTSHGGIVLDLSRLRRIHVDPHARVVTAQGGALWEDIDVAAAQYGLAVVGSTLSHIGAAGATLGGGYGWLTGQYGLAIDNLLWVRVILADGTLVTASEEEYSDLFWAIRGAGQSFGVAVELGFRAHRQDHPVFAGTLLFEADKLSAIVEFANKFETMTDGNQGFWFGFRMQNQVAQCSILALVFYNGSEEAAKEFFAPLLSLESVMDGTQMLPYDSLNGILATAETQPCPKSPTGVDVPYPADKAVSPRRSLRGSNITLPLGVDFVLEIYNEFNRLLRDYPQARDSRLLFELIPNKQIRSVPNQATAFASRGPYYNVSTLFEWNDAGLDDRIKSLQEDLMSRIGDEGGISRRPDYNVSEHGTGLYANYAGHKAPLEAIFGDNLPRLRELKKKYDPHNTFRKWHNMTLK
- a CDS encoding uncharacterized protein (COG:S;~EggNog:ENOG410PYBH), with product MDKTTTPESLYHILLTTSHMGKNPNNVVEKVRIPGTYTSLLAAKSAAHSCLYEAGYEQDWFEHYETKPSLLEKHNGTPHLVVYATAPDGTAFRVRIDTTPNERKLTSDLADGRVGVPLYYVVQAAVEYTGDEGGVVRDINVQGTFGTYEEARKFASAVLLSSKDGVTRESFAEYTEAGPDERDCGYGDNVIVHAASDYGTNYLVSVVKTQELEAVKIAEAAMKIG
- a CDS encoding indoleamine 2,3-dioxygenase (COG:E;~EggNog:ENOG410PFRQ;~InterPro:IPR037217,IPR000898;~PFAM:PF01231;~go_function: GO:0020037 - heme binding [Evidence IEA];~go_function: GO:0046872 - metal ion binding [Evidence IEA];~go_process: GO:0019441 - tryptophan catabolic process to kynurenine [Evidence IEA]) → MLPPIPIPADYGVSPDSGFLPSEPPLEQLPDPYYSKWEWIASNIQGLLLSRRIRGVVDTMPSLSTSYLQTEPEWMRAYSILGFILHGYVWAGPMPAERIPPQLTVPLLQVCDHLELPPVASYAGLVLWNFKPIFQDEPLGDLDNLACINTLTGSLDEQWFYLISVAIEARGGPAISLVLQAIAGARVGNTLVVTKCLQALAEMIDEIGTLLERMYEHCDPYVFYNRIRPYLAGSKNMADAGLPNGLLYDDGKNPEYRQYGGGSNAQSSLIQFIDIALGVEHRPTGETRAAPSEEQGVPAAPRHGFIQEMRSYMPGSHRRFLEHTSAVANIREYVEARKSDKALSLAYDACLSMLRSMRTKHIQMVSRYIINPSQNARGRPTTTLNLATARNNEKPDGSKLRGTGGTALIPFLKQARDETGEPAVDAWARRLLTTGSVEPGFASLSKLGEHPDGHLQVVGLSGTWAADDSEGGICHW